In Horticoccus luteus, the following proteins share a genomic window:
- a CDS encoding autotransporter-associated beta strand repeat-containing protein, with the protein MLFAGLVGLTTSARAQLYFDVTSGSGLGTASGSYNWDTSTSLWNNNSSGAGTWGAWTNGSAAVFNAGNGSYSLNTVTALTGANITVSQGDVTISDGAGSYQLSANSTYNITGSLTFNESIGQNASGRTLTKSGNGALTLAGNNTFSGALTLSAGTLNLNSATANGGGAMAINGGTLDNTSGVAVTLTNNPSITLGGTLTFAGTNDLNLGTGAFSLGGANRTFAINGSSLTIGGVVSQSSGSRKLTKTGAGTLVLTNAANTYTGATTINGGTLSVSKLAAGGAASSIGNSTNAAGNLVINGGTLKYTGGGDATNRRFTLGASGGALDASGSGAITFNSTNAVTFAGTNARTFTLSGSNTDTNTLAASIGNNTGATSLTKTDGGTWALTSAASSYTGVTTVDGGVLQVSKLANGGSNSSIGASSNAAGNLVIDGGTLRYAGTSDTTNRLFTVGAGGATIEAAGSGALSFTNTGSLAMSGSGDRTLTLGGASTANNTLASIIANPGTGTTSLIKNDAGLWLLTGTNTYTGPTTINGGILQTTGSNRIADASDLIIGAGGTFQFDWGANSETVGALSGSGTLSIRGSNFTTSTAADTTFSGTITDSYGTFHKAGTGNLTLTGTNTFTGLTYVDGGTLTLGNSAALGGSTSGNVIANGATLALQGGITVNEGSFSVQGTGAGAVGAIYNLSGNNTLNATLNLAGATTIGSAAGTLTLGNLSLSSDLTFEGAGDFATSGSLTSTGSLIKNGSGTLTLSGTGANSYGATKLNDGTIVLAKSATLNALGQGAITIGDGAGGAGSAIIRLAANDQIADYAPSISFDTDGRLDLNGFNESLNVISGTAGQITLGSGTLTLGVSSGSSTYGGTIAGSGSFIKSGTGTVTFNGSDANTYSGTTTVNGGILVLAKSGGATAVGGNLVIGDGSDVDTVRLDAANQIASTSAVTFTAGGTPTLNLNGFAQTLGSIASTNSSAVIAFGSPGGATDFTVGDATSTAYAGTFSSGNANGRLVKQGTGTLTLSGTSSGYSGPVLVNQGTLKVQSAGALGAGTAGTTVASGATLQLDSVLAPFNGTLTLSGTGVSGVGALYGTGGNNRWESNITLAGDATIGTNATGYLALGLTTTRYNRALSDPSGTPTDPTTLSLGANTLTLTGTTSAANHIATYINAQVTGTGNLVIAMTNATDTVRMTNNYNPTFTGTTQINNGILSLATLYNTYPADPAHPNFFAINGPVVIGDGTGAANSAQLTIQANTSILYDEMMNYTTPITLKSDGQFSLLAAQTIGALTFNGGNIDLGTTGSLFLNDDVTVNASAGHTATITGSGTSALSLTIHQGPVPVPNATRTFNLVGGAGNTSDLTIGALIYNGSIVKTGAGTMTITSDNHAGYEGTTTINNGTLAITNNSALGQSDGTDTSATLVNGNGTTNGTLQLSNNITVTNEKLTLNNTGYGNNGALRNLSGNNTWNGEVVVNDARTQSDAGLLTLNNTVTINTALEVTGSGNTTISGPVGGATGTLTKNGTGTLIVSGTNTYGGATTINTGVLSLQSNAGLGAATGGTTVSGSGGALELSNAAHGNLTTSAEPLALNGTGISGNGALRNAAGNNTFAGQVTLQSAALLTANTGTTLTLSGGVTSANQAATFGTTANNGNITITGNLTNGSGSLTKAGSGTLAINGTGTNTAGATHLNAGKISVASGATLNTGAFDSAVSTTLIIGSGGTVVSNYASGSTTFSGAIDGTGGGTFQKDGAGTLVFDHSFNAGTGSTLVLNGGTLSLASAANITFGTIHITADTVLDFNGTNGTVLSSANLIIDAGVHITVNNWKSTANQVTQSTVWYATSTVNSGTLSGADHLGNTPLNQITFTNYDGMTTTWVAGNHNGWFDHEIRPTPEPATYGVIFLGAGLALVTWRRVRQRRRAARSSASV; encoded by the coding sequence ATGTTATTCGCAGGTTTGGTCGGCCTCACCACGAGCGCGCGCGCGCAACTTTATTTCGACGTGACGAGTGGCAGTGGTCTCGGCACTGCCTCCGGGAGCTATAATTGGGATACTTCGACCTCGTTGTGGAACAATAATTCTTCAGGCGCAGGCACTTGGGGCGCATGGACCAACGGTAGCGCCGCAGTATTCAACGCGGGAAACGGCAGTTATAGCCTCAACACCGTCACAGCCTTAACGGGGGCCAACATAACGGTCAGCCAAGGCGATGTCACCATCTCCGATGGGGCCGGCTCGTATCAGCTGTCCGCCAACTCGACCTATAACATAACTGGCAGCCTGACTTTCAATGAAAGCATCGGTCAGAATGCTTCCGGCCGCACCTTGACCAAATCGGGCAATGGCGCGCTAACGCTCGCGGGCAATAATACGTTTTCGGGCGCGCTGACCTTAAGCGCCGGCACGCTCAACCTGAACAGCGCCACGGCGAATGGCGGGGGTGCGATGGCCATCAATGGAGGCACGCTCGACAATACAAGCGGCGTCGCGGTGACGCTCACCAACAATCCTTCGATCACGCTGGGCGGCACACTCACTTTTGCGGGGACCAATGATCTCAATTTGGGCACGGGTGCCTTCAGTCTTGGAGGGGCTAATCGCACTTTCGCGATTAACGGCAGCTCGCTCACGATTGGCGGCGTCGTCAGCCAATCGAGCGGAAGTCGTAAGCTCACCAAAACTGGCGCCGGCACGCTCGTATTAACCAACGCCGCCAATACTTACACCGGGGCGACCACTATTAACGGCGGGACGCTTTCGGTCAGCAAACTAGCCGCCGGTGGCGCGGCATCGAGCATTGGAAATTCCACCAACGCTGCCGGCAATCTGGTGATAAACGGGGGCACTTTGAAATATACGGGTGGCGGCGATGCGACTAACCGGCGGTTTACATTGGGAGCGAGCGGCGGTGCACTCGATGCTTCCGGCTCCGGCGCCATCACATTTAACAGCACCAATGCCGTCACGTTTGCGGGCACCAATGCGCGCACCTTTACGCTCAGCGGTTCCAATACGGACACCAACACCCTCGCGGCCAGCATCGGCAACAACACGGGCGCGACGTCGTTGACGAAAACCGACGGCGGCACGTGGGCGTTGACGTCCGCCGCCAGCAGCTACACCGGCGTCACGACCGTGGACGGCGGTGTGCTGCAGGTCTCGAAACTCGCGAACGGCGGATCGAATTCCAGCATCGGCGCTTCGTCCAACGCCGCGGGGAATCTCGTGATCGATGGCGGGACGTTGCGCTATGCGGGCACAAGCGATACGACCAACCGGCTTTTCACCGTGGGCGCGGGCGGCGCGACAATCGAAGCCGCGGGGAGCGGCGCGCTGAGTTTTACCAACACCGGCAGCCTGGCGATGAGCGGCAGTGGAGATCGCACGTTGACGCTCGGAGGCGCCAGCACAGCCAATAATACGTTGGCCTCCATCATCGCCAATCCCGGCACCGGCACGACGTCTTTAATCAAAAACGATGCCGGACTGTGGCTGTTAACCGGGACGAATACTTACACGGGACCTACGACCATCAATGGCGGCATTCTTCAGACCACCGGCAGCAACCGCATTGCGGACGCTTCCGACCTGATCATCGGCGCTGGGGGCACGTTCCAGTTTGATTGGGGCGCCAACAGTGAAACCGTCGGGGCGCTTTCCGGCTCAGGCACGCTCTCGATTCGCGGCAGCAACTTCACGACGTCGACCGCCGCCGACACCACGTTTTCGGGCACGATCACCGACAGCTACGGCACCTTTCACAAGGCCGGCACAGGCAACCTCACGCTGACGGGTACCAACACTTTTACCGGTCTCACCTACGTCGATGGCGGCACCCTGACCCTGGGAAACAGCGCGGCGCTCGGCGGCTCAACTTCGGGCAATGTCATTGCCAATGGGGCGACGCTGGCGCTTCAAGGCGGCATCACCGTCAACGAGGGGAGTTTCAGCGTGCAGGGCACCGGCGCCGGTGCAGTGGGAGCCATCTACAATCTTTCCGGCAACAACACCCTCAACGCGACGCTCAACCTGGCTGGGGCCACGACCATCGGCTCCGCGGCCGGCACGCTGACGCTCGGCAATCTTAGTTTGAGCTCAGACCTCACCTTCGAAGGTGCCGGCGATTTTGCCACCAGCGGGTCACTGACCTCGACGGGAAGCCTGATCAAAAACGGCAGCGGCACGCTCACCCTCTCCGGGACCGGCGCCAACTCCTACGGCGCGACAAAACTTAATGACGGCACGATCGTGCTCGCAAAATCCGCGACGCTGAATGCGCTCGGCCAAGGCGCGATCACTATTGGTGACGGCGCGGGAGGTGCAGGTTCGGCCATCATCCGCTTGGCCGCGAATGACCAGATTGCTGATTATGCGCCTTCTATCTCTTTCGATACGGACGGCCGCCTCGATCTCAATGGTTTCAACGAAAGCCTGAATGTCATTTCCGGCACTGCCGGGCAAATCACACTGGGAAGCGGCACTTTGACTCTCGGGGTCAGCTCGGGATCATCCACCTACGGCGGCACTATTGCGGGGAGCGGTTCGTTCATCAAGAGCGGCACGGGCACCGTTACGTTTAATGGCAGTGACGCTAATACCTACAGCGGCACCACGACGGTGAATGGCGGTATCTTGGTGCTCGCTAAATCTGGCGGCGCCACCGCGGTCGGAGGCAATCTCGTGATCGGCGACGGCAGTGATGTGGACACCGTGCGGCTTGATGCCGCCAACCAAATCGCGAGCACCTCGGCCGTCACGTTCACCGCCGGCGGCACGCCCACGCTCAACCTCAACGGCTTCGCCCAAACGCTCGGTTCCATCGCCAGCACTAATTCCAGCGCGGTGATCGCTTTCGGTTCTCCCGGCGGCGCCACCGATTTCACGGTCGGCGACGCCACCAGCACGGCCTACGCGGGCACCTTCTCCAGCGGCAACGCCAACGGCCGCCTCGTGAAGCAGGGAACTGGCACCCTGACGCTGTCAGGCACGAGTTCTGGTTACAGTGGCCCCGTGTTGGTCAATCAAGGCACACTAAAGGTGCAGAGCGCAGGCGCACTGGGCGCAGGCACCGCGGGCACCACCGTCGCTTCCGGCGCCACGCTGCAACTCGACAGCGTGCTGGCTCCGTTCAACGGCACGCTCACGCTCTCCGGCACCGGGGTCAGCGGTGTCGGCGCGCTTTATGGCACCGGCGGTAACAACCGCTGGGAAAGCAACATCACCCTCGCCGGCGACGCCACGATCGGCACCAACGCCACCGGCTACCTCGCCCTCGGCCTGACGACCACGCGCTACAACCGCGCGCTCTCCGACCCCAGCGGCACGCCCACCGACCCGACGACGCTCAGCCTGGGCGCCAACACGCTCACGCTCACCGGCACCACCTCCGCCGCCAACCACATCGCCACCTATATCAACGCGCAAGTCACCGGCACCGGCAACCTCGTCATCGCGATGACCAACGCGACCGACACCGTGCGCATGACCAACAACTACAACCCCACCTTCACCGGCACCACGCAGATCAACAACGGCATCCTCAGCCTCGCCACCCTCTACAACACCTACCCCGCCGACCCCGCGCACCCGAACTTCTTCGCGATCAACGGCCCCGTCGTCATCGGCGACGGCACCGGCGCCGCCAACTCCGCGCAACTCACCATCCAGGCCAACACCTCGATTCTTTACGACGAGATGATGAACTACACCACGCCGATCACGCTCAAAAGCGACGGCCAGTTCAGCCTCCTCGCCGCGCAGACGATCGGCGCCCTCACCTTTAACGGCGGCAATATCGACCTCGGCACCACCGGCAGCCTCTTTCTCAACGACGACGTCACCGTCAACGCCTCCGCCGGCCACACCGCCACCATCACCGGCTCCGGCACCAGCGCCTTGAGCCTCACCATCCACCAAGGCCCCGTCCCGGTCCCCAACGCCACCCGCACCTTCAACCTCGTCGGCGGCGCCGGCAACACCAGCGACCTCACCATCGGCGCCCTCATCTACAACGGCTCCATCGTGAAGACCGGCGCGGGCACGATGACCATCACCTCCGATAATCACGCCGGCTACGAAGGCACCACCACCATCAACAACGGCACCCTCGCCATCACCAACAACAGCGCCCTGGGCCAGTCCGACGGCACCGACACCTCCGCCACCCTCGTCAACGGCAACGGCACCACCAACGGCACCCTGCAGCTCTCCAACAACATCACCGTCACCAACGAAAAACTCACGCTGAACAACACCGGCTACGGCAATAACGGCGCTCTGCGCAACCTCTCCGGCAACAACACCTGGAACGGCGAAGTCGTCGTCAACGACGCCCGCACCCAGTCCGACGCCGGTCTGCTCACCCTCAACAACACCGTCACGATCAACACCGCGTTGGAAGTCACCGGTTCGGGCAACACCACGATCAGCGGCCCCGTCGGCGGCGCCACCGGCACCCTCACCAAGAACGGCACCGGCACCCTCATCGTCTCCGGCACCAACACCTACGGCGGCGCCACCACGATCAACACCGGCGTCCTCAGCCTGCAAAGCAACGCCGGCCTCGGCGCCGCCACCGGCGGCACCACCGTTTCCGGCAGCGGCGGCGCGCTCGAACTCAGCAACGCCGCACACGGCAACCTCACCACCAGCGCCGAACCCCTCGCCTTGAACGGCACCGGCATCAGCGGCAACGGCGCCCTGCGCAATGCCGCCGGCAACAACACCTTTGCCGGCCAAGTCACGCTGCAATCGGCCGCCCTCCTCACCGCCAACACCGGCACCACGCTCACCCTGAGCGGCGGCGTGACCAGCGCCAACCAGGCCGCCACCTTCGGCACCACCGCCAACAACGGCAACATCACGATCACAGGCAATCTCACGAACGGCAGCGGCAGCCTCACGAAGGCGGGCTCGGGCACCCTCGCGATCAACGGCACCGGCACGAACACCGCTGGCGCGACCCATCTGAATGCCGGCAAGATTTCAGTGGCCTCTGGGGCCACGCTGAACACCGGCGCCTTCGATTCTGCCGTCAGCACCACGTTGATCATCGGCAGCGGTGGCACTGTCGTCTCCAATTACGCCAGCGGCAGCACCACGTTCTCCGGCGCGATCGACGGCACCGGCGGTGGTACCTTTCAGAAAGACGGCGCCGGCACGCTCGTCTTTGACCACAGTTTCAACGCAGGCACGGGTTCGACGCTCGTCTTGAACGGCGGCACCCTTTCACTCGCCAGCGCGGCGAACATCACCTTCGGCACGATCCACATTACCGCGGACACCGTCCTCGATTTTAACGGCACCAACGGCACCGTGCTGTCGTCGGCAAATCTGATCATCGACGCCGGGGTCCACATCACGGTCAACAACTGGAAGAGCACCGCCAACCAAGTCACGCAAAGCACTGTTTGGTATGCGACCAGCACCGTGAACAGCGGCACGTTGAGCGGCGCGGATCATCTCGGTAACACCCCTCTTAACCAGATTACGTTCACCAACTACGATGGGATGACGACCACTTGGGTCGCGGGTAATCACAATGGCTGGTTCGATCACGAAATCCGCCCTACGCCTGAACCGGCGACCTATGGTGTCATTTTCCTCGGCGCAGGCCTTGCTTTGGTGACGTGGCGCCGAGTCCGCCAGCGCCGCCGCGCCGCGCGCAGCTCGGCCTCGGTTTAA
- a CDS encoding SdrD B-like domain-containing protein produces MKLSSVRKFSSFRLTLLSVLACAAWIQATPVARAQDPDPTPVVGYTPSIVQIQDMLPFTRSYTFQLTSPWNHLVSTPVLFAVTPNGKPNGVTDAKALSYVTVSPAPLVFTSPNQSLTVTVTMQLPADAVAGSYGYKIVAVGWPEDPLLGLSNVGTFINATVTAAAQPLTPPQVSIATPANNSTVSVDISQMPVAVPFTFTAIGPGPNPSPVDSISYDVDGDAGSVTINSLATLNTLSVTGTGSILVTNPGQHVVTVRAHNAAGTATATNTFTVVTTGQDPATPPEVVINSPYDEQQFTVPYASLDAQGRASIPLTFTATASPTYPILHVDADVDGTPVNTLDNLRSPTVESGGTMLVKVGSHTVTAHANNSVDSAQDMNDFTVIVTDAPPPVVVIDTPADGTVKTFNVDDAPYIVPLHYTANSVAKGGAIRAVLAFLDGSDTPLDATVTGLDTPTATGAIDLSFTEAGQHTVSVTTMDDYGNASATSTFTINVVDPQPTITITAPTNGTVITLGWGCNSTNVAFKFVSGTSNGFTVDTVTGLLNGTTPVTISTNSPALGTAQSVTSTGTLYGLTAGSYTLTGTTTSSGKSATASISFTIQSRYVAPPTVVITSPAPNTTFSMTSGQCLSIPLTFTGTSNYSGGLINQLTAKLDGVALTVSPSSPNLKVANGTATMVVKTAGTHTIVVTAKDGVGTATATQTFNVVIVCPKKITGNVFYDVNANGKVDCRESGQANVTVKLTNASNQVIATTTTDRCGNYTFANVAPGTYTVTAVPTNGMKPTPSGDSGSRKVTVSTKDVCAPVIGLGLNFSCIRTMNAYCNTRDYWQCNVSNAVSGRDRNCQIPSKTLNNYTKWIACDDTPHRNISMKTACSNLGSRSSQCKDGLSQELLAAKYNFANGCYLNGDKDLTARFISWGDDTLNNCNSYSSSYVSNCRDWFSSYNKSRGCLNGPSS; encoded by the coding sequence ATGAAACTATCCAGCGTGCGCAAGTTTTCATCCTTCAGACTCACCCTGCTCAGCGTCCTCGCATGCGCAGCATGGATACAAGCAACGCCTGTTGCACGGGCGCAGGATCCCGATCCTACGCCAGTCGTGGGCTACACGCCATCGATCGTTCAGATTCAAGATATGCTGCCGTTCACGCGGTCGTATACGTTCCAACTTACCTCGCCGTGGAATCATCTCGTCTCCACGCCCGTTCTCTTCGCCGTCACGCCGAACGGAAAGCCCAACGGCGTCACCGATGCCAAAGCTCTTTCTTACGTCACGGTCTCTCCCGCTCCCCTTGTTTTCACTTCTCCGAATCAGTCGCTGACGGTCACCGTCACCATGCAGTTGCCGGCTGACGCCGTGGCCGGTTCTTATGGCTACAAGATCGTCGCAGTGGGTTGGCCGGAAGACCCCTTGCTCGGCTTGAGCAATGTCGGGACCTTCATCAACGCCACCGTCACCGCCGCAGCCCAGCCTCTCACCCCTCCGCAAGTTTCGATCGCCACGCCGGCGAACAACAGCACCGTGAGCGTCGATATCTCGCAGATGCCGGTCGCGGTTCCCTTTACGTTCACCGCCATCGGACCGGGCCCGAACCCCAGCCCGGTTGATAGCATCAGCTACGACGTCGACGGCGATGCCGGCTCGGTAACCATCAACTCCCTTGCCACCCTGAACACCCTGAGCGTTACGGGCACCGGCAGTATCCTCGTCACGAATCCCGGTCAGCATGTCGTGACCGTGCGCGCCCACAACGCCGCCGGCACCGCCACCGCCACCAACACCTTCACGGTTGTTACCACCGGTCAGGACCCGGCCACGCCTCCGGAGGTCGTCATCAATTCGCCCTACGACGAACAGCAATTCACCGTACCTTACGCGTCCCTCGATGCGCAGGGCCGCGCCAGCATCCCGCTGACGTTCACCGCCACCGCCTCACCGACGTATCCGATTCTACATGTCGATGCCGATGTCGACGGCACGCCCGTCAACACCCTGGACAACCTCCGCAGTCCCACCGTGGAGTCCGGTGGCACGATGCTCGTCAAGGTCGGTTCCCACACGGTCACGGCGCACGCGAACAACTCTGTCGATAGCGCCCAGGACATGAACGACTTCACCGTTATCGTCACCGATGCCCCGCCGCCGGTCGTCGTGATCGACACCCCGGCCGATGGCACCGTCAAAACCTTCAACGTCGATGATGCGCCGTATATTGTGCCGCTGCACTACACCGCCAACAGTGTCGCCAAAGGAGGCGCGATTCGTGCCGTCCTCGCCTTCCTCGATGGCTCCGACACCCCGCTCGATGCGACCGTCACCGGTCTCGATACACCGACTGCCACAGGCGCCATCGATCTCTCGTTCACCGAGGCAGGTCAGCACACCGTGAGCGTTACCACGATGGACGACTACGGCAACGCGAGCGCCACCTCGACGTTCACCATCAATGTCGTGGATCCGCAACCCACGATTACGATCACCGCTCCGACTAATGGCACGGTCATCACTTTGGGCTGGGGCTGCAACTCGACCAACGTCGCCTTCAAATTCGTCAGCGGCACCAGCAATGGCTTCACCGTCGACACCGTCACCGGTCTCTTAAACGGCACGACGCCCGTCACGATTTCCACCAACTCCCCCGCCCTCGGCACCGCACAATCCGTCACGAGCACCGGCACCCTGTACGGTCTCACCGCAGGTTCCTACACCCTCACGGGCACGACCACGAGCTCCGGCAAATCCGCGACCGCGTCGATTTCCTTCACCATCCAAAGCCGCTACGTCGCCCCGCCGACCGTCGTCATTACAAGCCCCGCGCCGAACACGACGTTCTCGATGACCTCCGGTCAGTGCCTGAGCATCCCCCTCACCTTCACGGGCACCAGCAACTACAGCGGCGGATTGATCAACCAGCTCACCGCGAAGCTCGACGGCGTTGCCCTGACCGTCAGTCCCTCCTCCCCGAATCTCAAGGTCGCCAACGGCACTGCCACGATGGTGGTCAAGACCGCCGGCACACACACGATCGTCGTGACCGCCAAAGATGGGGTCGGCACCGCGACCGCCACCCAGACCTTTAACGTCGTCATCGTTTGCCCGAAGAAAATCACCGGCAACGTGTTTTACGACGTCAACGCCAACGGCAAAGTCGATTGTCGCGAGTCCGGTCAGGCGAACGTCACCGTTAAGCTGACCAACGCCTCGAACCAAGTGATCGCGACGACCACGACGGACCGCTGCGGCAACTACACGTTCGCGAACGTCGCGCCCGGCACCTACACCGTCACGGCCGTTCCCACCAATGGCATGAAGCCGACGCCCTCCGGCGATTCCGGCAGCCGCAAAGTGACCGTTTCGACCAAGGATGTCTGCGCGCCCGTCATCGGCCTCGGGCTGAACTTCTCGTGTATCCGCACGATGAACGCCTACTGCAACACCCGCGATTACTGGCAATGCAACGTGTCCAACGCCGTTTCCGGCCGCGACCGCAATTGCCAGATTCCTTCCAAGACGCTGAACAACTACACGAAGTGGATCGCGTGCGACGACACCCCGCACCGCAACATCTCGATGAAGACGGCGTGCTCCAACCTGGGCTCGCGCAGCTCGCAGTGCAAAGACGGCCTCTCCCAGGAATTGCTCGCCGCCAAATACAACTTCGCCAACGGCTGCTATTTGAACGGCGACAAGGATCTCACGGCCCGCTTCATCAGCTGGGGCGATGACACCTTGAACAACTGCAACAGCTACTCGAGCAGCTACGTTTCCAACTGCCGGGATTGGTTCTCGTCCTACAATAAATCACGCGGCTGCCTTAACGGCCCCTCGTCGTAA